One segment of Trypanosoma brucei brucei TREU927 chromosome 8, complete sequence DNA contains the following:
- a CDS encoding proteasome regulatory non-ATP-ase subunit 10 (identical to GB:AAL72633.1: proteasome regulatory non-ATP-ase subunit 10 {Trypanosoma brucei} (PMID:11854272)) translates to MPEACFLCLDSSEFMRNGDQHPNRFFVVQEAATLLANAKTSANAENTVGFLTLGGNACTVFETLTSDVDRVMSTMSKISISGKQCHFSKGLQIACLALSHRTNPRAEKRIVAFIGTPLGETDGELEKLAKKLRKESVAVDVVSVGVPSNVPRLTAFVERLSNNGNSRFLSVPAKVPLIDSLMSSAIFMGEDSSVSGGGFNGSSAGFSVDPTMDPEMVLAIQMSLEEEERRQAAAAALNSNAAESETVERTDINMDEEALSLENMTEEEMLRRALLLSLQEANKGQAAAGSNATNTADDEAFANELEKELERQSKEETLQGKHDDQNEEKED, encoded by the coding sequence ATGCCTGAGGCTTGCTTTCTCTGTCTAGATTCCTCGGAGTTTATGAGAAATGGAGATCAACATCCCAAtcgtttctttgttgtaCAGGAGGCGGCAACTTTGTTGGCCAATGCGAAAACATCAGCCAACGCTGAGAACACTGTGGGTTTCTTGACACTCGGAGGCAATGCCTGTACAGTCTTTGAAACCCTCACCTCAGATGTGGATCGCGTTATGTCCACCATGTCGAAGATTTCAATCAGTGGAAAACAATGCCACTTTTCCAAAGGGCTGCAAATTGCGTGCCTTGCCTTAAGCCACCGAACTAACCCGCGTGCAGAAAAACGTATCGTCGCCTTTATTGGTACTCCGCTAGGAGAAACAGACGGTGAGTTGGAGAAGTTGGCGAAGAAACTTCGTAAAGAAAGCGTAGCAGTCGATGTTGTAAGTGTAGGTGTACCTTCGAACGTTCCGCGCCTGACTGCATTCGTTGAGAGGCTCAGTAATAATGGAAATTCACGGTTCTTAAGCGTACCAGCTAAAGTTCCTCTCATTGACAGTTTGATGTCGAGCGCCATATTTATGGGGGAGGACAGCAGTGTAAGTGGAGGAGGCTTCAATGGTTCTTCTGCAGGTTTCTCCGTGGATCCGACCATGGACCCGGAAATGGTGCTCGCCATTCAAATGTCGcttgaagaggaggagcgaCGtcaggcggcggcggcggcttTAAATTCTAATGCTGCTGAAAGTGAAACGGTGGAGAGAACGGATATAAACATGGATGAGGAGGCACTAAGCCTGGAAAATATGACCGAAGAGGAGATGTTACGTCGGGCGTTGCTTTTGTCTCTTCAGGAGGCTAATAAAGGACAGGCTGCGGCGGGGTCAAACGCAACAAATACTGCCGATGACGAGGCTTTTGCAAATGAGTTGGAGAAAGAGTTAGAGCGACAGAGCAAGGAAGAAACTCTACAGGGTAAGCACGACGATCAGAacgaagagaaggaggacTAA
- a CDS encoding lipoate-protein ligase, putative, which yields MRAARLSLRPTISLLDFVNRHGASIRSDRLLSDKQRSVALISNSDVIYDNLATEEALLRGVVLRRQEALLLMYVNKPCVVVGRNQNIFSEVALRAAHHDGVSIARRNSGGGAVYHDLGNVSFSVFTHRDTYEPKRSIQLLRWHLCREFGIGPERITTTKRHDLFLDEMKITGSAMRVQRDIACHHFTLLVSSSGSRLGKYLKREGDYISFTTAAVGSVCSRTTTLKEAGVLTDSASADPVNFILRSMAGFFVEHSWDILAHKAPWETNPLNFGDNVDTVESKRTRECRETAAVFTLDTTKAIADGTVMIDGENRRPCAGASKTVREECVRLQSLGWLFNMPKFETRVAITLADILASEETFSKHAALPPSLIAWLLQSCTRVDIITLIENRRVTSITAYWIKQGEPAPEQPWFSCLLRYLVEGRYVDNVFADMGGKCSVLAAAIDLECSQIISGLPAIISQLSAGGSRNGEAVGSVISLAEERERSHDVIQRFLQAVLDVWRRKNVFYPISY from the coding sequence ATGCGCGCTGCCAGACTGTCTCTGCGCCCCACGATATCTCTATTGGATTTTGTGAACCGCCACGGCGCTTCAATTCGTTCTGACCGGCTGCTATCGGACAAACAGCGAAGCGTGGCACTCATATCGAACTCGGATGTCATTTATGACAATCTCGCCACTGAGGAGGCACTTCTTCGTGGTGTCGTTCTACGGCGGCAGGAGGCCCTTCTCCTCATGTACGTTAACAAACCTTGTGTGGTTGTCGGGCGCAACCAAAACATATTCTCTGAAGTTGCTCTGCGAGCAGCACATCACGATGGCGTGAGCATTGCGCGCCGCAACTCCGGTGGTGGTGCAGTTTACCATGATTTGGGAAATGTCAGTTTTTCTGTGTTCACTCATCGTGACACTTATGAACCGAAGCGATCTATTCAGCTGTTACGCTGGCACCTTTGCCGAGAATTCGGGATCGGCCCCGAGCGAATAACAACGACGAAGAGACACGATTTATTTCTCGACGAAATGAAGATCACGGGTTCAGCAATGCGCGTTCAGAGGGATATTGCTTGCCATCACTTTACATTATTGGTTTCCTCGTCAGGTAGTCGGTTGGGTAAATACTTGAAGCGCGAGGGGGATTACATATCCTTCACCACGGCGGCTGTGGGATCTGTCTGCTCGCGCACGACAACACTAAAGGAAGCCGGTGTTCTGACCGATTCGGCAAGCGCAGACCCCGTTAATTTCATCTTAAGATCCATGGCGGGATTCTTTGTTGAGCACTCGTGGGATATTTTGGCGCATAAGGCTCCATGGGAGACTAACCCTCTGAACTTTGGCGATAACGTGGACACGGTGGAGTCAAAGCGAACTCGCGAATGCAGGGaaactgctgctgtttttacgCTGGACACTACCAAAGCCATAGCGGACGGAACGGTGATGATCGATGGTGAAAACAGACGTCCCTGCGCCGGGGCATCCAAAACAGTGCGCGAGGAATGTGTGCGTCTGCAATCTCTTGGTTGGCTTTTTAACATGCCTAAGTTTGAAACGCGCGTTGCGATCACATTAGCGGACATCCTTGCATCGGAGGAGACCTTCTCTAAACATGCAGCTCTTCCCCCTTCATTAATAGCGTGGTTATTACAGTCGTGCACACGTGTGGACATTATCACACTCATTGAAAATCGCCGTGTGACATCCATAACGGCTTATTGGATAAAACAAGGGGAGCCGGCGCCGGAGCAGCCATGGTTCTCTTGCCTGCTTCGGTACTTAGTTGAGGGCAGGTACGTTGATAACGTATTTGCTGATATGGGGGGGAAATGTTCGGTTTTGGCGGCGGCAATTGATTTGGAGTGCTCACAAATTATTAGTGGTTTGCCCGCTATTATTTCCCAGCTTTCTGCTGGTGGTTCCAGAAATGGTGAGGCTGTGGGCTCTGTAATCTCTTTGGCGGAAGAAAGAGAACGCAGTCACGATGTCATCCAACGTTTTCTACAAGCTGTGTTGGATGTCTGGCGCCGTAAAAACGTCTTCTACCCCATAAGTTATTAA
- a CDS encoding carnitine O-palmitoyltransferase, putative, with protein MTRVSTSKRRVAKESPLPLPSLREILECYVRFLEPLGNVENKEESLSFIRGVLLSLQASKGCAPDQLRDAVAYFRLLESIAKAYKQFCNESLHTSHMTPLWNAMYLSTRDPLPFGWNYTLQLDSPPLDNLAKGVGVSMQALRASIIGTASLHFRSLLGNPKFFTPEFQGRVPKMCRLDLSLCGDQFTRLFRTVRIPHEGVDGLRWSLTNKVLVLHRGNAFVVDWIRFGGINGNGSLERICVEEIIANAHLIEALKSKALSLPRNRSTPLVLANGCRKKWARAFGKLWLEQSSREALDEITSCSFGIALDENTDLSRCLHGGACPENRYPDMNVTYAIGPNGESSCNMEHSWGDGSTLAAVCAFVNYYNVSFSRCFTGAIDPPKTCLTVMEAHMHMVHWGNAICTHVLQDIQKFHRDHNLRVKQMTLALRRVNDFGTNEIKQRCGSSPDAFMHAAFHIAQKRLFGDQRSTYCALLMKKYHHGRTETLRTVTHSTQTLAKLVESAKGERSFSPNIRTALHNVSEEHRERIILCRSGKGFHRAVTLLSRFHKEVQERLHHNPSTDVPWDVNKGVTHVEKMFFASQALRELCSDYLSTSNMSAPGILSFSFAATHPDGVGIGYSLSPKQLSFTVSAFTECKRPLAGDQACEETNVAIAFANAIEDAVKDLYDRTALPLQSKL; from the coding sequence ATGACACGGGTGTCCACGTCGAAACGTCGGGTGGCGAAAGAGTCGCCGCTACCGCTTCCATCGCTACGAGAAATACTTGAGTGCTACGTAAGGTTTCTGGAACCTCTGGGTAATGTAGAAAACAAGGAGGAAAGTTTATCATTCATCAGAGGCGTTTTGCTGTCACTTCAGGCGAGCAAAGGATGCGCGCCGGACCAATTGAGAGATGCAGTGGCCTATTTCCGTTTGTTGGAATCCATCGCAAAGGCCTACAAGCAATTTTGCAACGAGTCTCTGCACACATCACACATGACACCTCTGTGGAACGCCATGTACCTCAGCACCAGAGATCCACTTCCCTTCGGCTGGAATTACACTCTTCAGCTGGATAGTCCGCCTCTTGACAATCTTGCAAAGGGTGTTGGTGTTTCAATGCAGGCCCTACGCGCTTCCATTATTGGCACGGCTTCTTTACATTTCCGCAGTTTGCTGGGAAATCCAAAGTTTTTTACCCCTGAATTTCAGGGTCGTGTGCCCAAGATGTGCCGTTTGGATCTCAGTTTATGTGGCGATCAGTTTACCCGCTTGTTTCGTACCGTCCGTATTCCTCATGAAGGTGTAGACGGATTGCGTTGGTCTCTCACAAACAAAGTCCTTGTGCTCCACAGAGGTAATGCGTTCGTTGTTGATTGGATTCGTTTCGGTGGGATAAACGGAAATGGCAGTTTAGAAAGGATTTGCGTGGAGGAAATTATTGCCAATGCACATCTGATAGAAGCTCTAAAGAGCAAGGCGTTATCGTTACCGCGAAATAGAAGCACTCCGTTGGTTCTGGCCAACGGTTGCCGCAAAAAATGGGCACGAGCGTTTGGTAAGCTGTGGTTAGAACAGTCCTCACGTGAAGCACTGGACGAAATTACGTCCTGTAGTTTTGGTATTGCCTTGGACGAAAACACCGATCTTTCACGCTGTTTACATGGAGGCGCTTGTCCGGAGAATCGTTACCCCGATATGAACGTTACATACGCTATCGGCCCAAATGGCGAAAGCAGCTGTAACATGGAGCACTCGTGGGGCGACGGAAGCACTCTCGCTGCCGTATGCGCCTTCGTCAATTACTACAATGTTTCGTTTTCCAGATGTTTTACCGGTGCAATCGACCCTCCTAAGACATGCCTCACGGTAATGGAGGCACATATGCATATGGTGCATTGGGGAAATGCCATTTGCACTCACGTACTCCAAGATATTCAAAAATTTCACCGGGATCATAACCTAAGGGTAAAACAAATGACATTGGCCCTGCGACGGGTAAACGACTTTGGGACCAACGAAATTAAACAACGTTGTGGATCGAGTCCCGATGCTTTCATGCATGCAGCGTTTCACATTGCACAGAAGCGACTTTTTGGGGATCAACGCTCGACCTATTGCGCTCTTCTGATGAAAAAGTATCATCACGGTCGGACAGAAACCCTCAGGACAGTTACACATAGCACGCAGACCCTTGCTAAATTGGTAGAATCCGCGAAAGGAGAACGGAGTTTTTCTCCAAATATACGAACGGCCCTTCATAATGTTAGTGAGGAGCACCGTGAGCGCATTATTCTCTGCCGAAGCGGAAAGGGATTTCATCGTGCGGTAACCCTGCTTTCTCGTTTCCATAAGGAAGTACAAGAACGGCTTCACCACAACCCTTCGACCGATGTGCCTTGGGATGTTAACAAAGGTGTGACCCACGTGGAGAAAATGTTCTTCGCTTCGCAGGCCCTTCGAGAGCTCTGTTCCGATTATTTGTCGACGTCTAACATGTCGGCCCCGGGAATACTCTCCTTTTCATTCGCAGCCACTCATCCTGATGGTGTTGGCATTGGATACTCACTCTCTCCGAAACAACTTTCATTTACTGTTTCTGCGTTCACGGAGTGTAAGCGCCCCCTGGCTGGAGATCAAGCGTGCGAGGAAACAAATGTTGCTATTGCATTTGCGAATGCTATCGAAGATGCAGTGAAAGACCTCTATGATCGCACGGCACTTCCACTCCAGTCGAAGCTTTAG
- a CDS encoding RNA-editing complex protein MP42 (identical to GB:AAK64280.1: RNA-editing complex protein MP42 {Trypanosoma brucei}(PMID:11564867)), which yields MKRVTSHISRFLPLVLSQRGLSTYASPHVSSMRYYGATKCLLASTPDTPSFQCGECGKAFRLINALNHHIMTKHAGKAKAMMNKGGKLEEVNPEEIKNKPQGAMSQPTSPPPSSSTSGTEAASTSPTHSSFPGIPFSPVGGIGLVGTPVGAASHVVNTTTTAANSASGNALSDENADKKTFVCTICQKTFRLEAALQHHYQAKHNMEMPTSSSSSGGASAQPVLQGGATTAGVGSVGFSHTEEETGRSAMGTQYVHSQETILPQAPQYHLDVAPNAPEEGEVAAHWRCVNHCVMLGVVQNIQEGFVFEDKVLQFTLITDFEGPSPGDPDKDFHTVRVFDSDYSSRVKEQLRDGEWFLVTGRLRMVPQYDGSMRKYYHYPVIQVHPGCGSVLKV from the coding sequence ATGAAGCGTGTTACTTCACATATTTCGCGGTTTTTACCACTTGTGTTGTCGCAGCGTGGCTTGTCGACTTACGCATCACCTCATGTCTCGTCCATGCGTTACTATGGAGCTACAAAATGTCTTTTGGCTTCCACACCAGACACTCCCTCCTTTCAGTGCGGCGAATGCGGTAAGGCTTTTCGTCTTATAAATGCCTTAAATCATCACATTATGACCAAGCACGCAGGGAAGGCAAAGGCTATGATGAACAAGGGGGGTAAGTTGGAGGAAGTAAACcctgaagaaataaaaaacaaaccgcAAGGGGCAATGTCGCAACCAACATCACCGCCACCGTCATCTTCGACGTCCGGTACGGAGGCCGCATCAACCTCACCAACGCATTCAAGCTTTCCCGGAATACCGTTTTCACCCGTGGGTGGCATAGGGCTCGTTGGAACTCCAGTAGGTGCTGCCTCTCATGTCGTTAATACTACTACCACTGCTGCTaattctgcttctggaaatgCCCTTTCCGACGAGAACgcggacaaaaaaacatttgtCTGTACGATTTGTCAGAAAACATTTCGGTTGGAAGCCGCCCTTCAACACCATTACCAGGCGAAGCACAACATGGAGATGCCGACATCATCTTCAAGTTCTGGCGGCGCCAGTGCTCAACCAGTGCTGCAGGGTGGCGCCACTACAGCAGGTGTTGGAAGTGTGGGTTTTTCCCATACTGAGGAGGAAACTGGCAGATCAGCCATGGGAACACAATATGTTCACAGTCAAGAAACAATACTCCCGCAAGCCCCGCAATATCATCTTGATGTCGCGCCGAACGCACCTGAGGAGGGTGAAGTGGCTGCACATTGGCGTTGTGTCAATCATTGTGTTATGTTGGGCGTGGTGCAAAACATTCAGGAAGGGTTTGTATTTGAAGACAAAGTTCTCCAGTTTACACTCATCACAGACTTCGAGGGACCCTCTCCTGGGGACCCGGATAAGGACTTTCATACAGTTCGTGTGTTTGATAGCGATTATAGTTCGAGGGTGAAAGAGCAACTCCGTGACGGTGAGTGGTTCCTCGTCACTGGCAGActgcgcatggtgcctcaaTATGATGGTTCCATGCGAAAGTATTACCACTATCCTGTCATACAAGTACACCCGGGCTGTGGGTCAGTGTTGAAGGTGTGA